One Carya illinoinensis cultivar Pawnee chromosome 5, C.illinoinensisPawnee_v1, whole genome shotgun sequence genomic window, aatatatttaaatctaaaagtagagtttgaaaaatacttacagtgctatacggtatttttcaaaagctcgcggcgttgcaaaaggcggaggaaaagcagcgtaatagtatattttacactgtggccatgggtaataaattactcaatttcgaacggggacaaaccaaggtatgaaattgatagggaatggtcttgagatatttatgaagttaagggaagtgagttttggccgtggctGGTGGTGGAATTGGCAGTGAaaagccaaaaaggggctgaacggagttgaactcgtgggagctactccggcaatggatcgaggccggaatttggtgggttaggacggcaagaggtggGAGAAGAAGCtgtaaagagatggtggccggaggtggaacgacggcgccgaaaacagtgaaaaaccgtgtggcttggaggagctcgtggtggctaacggtggctcggatggaagtgaaacttggtggggatgttcaccggtgagatgagaagaaaattggGTCGGTGGTGTatgccacgccgccggcgagcggcggttctaggctgcgaaagcaaccggcgacaaagaggaaaaacatgactggtgccatgacttccagctgtgcgtggtggctaacggctggtcagatggtcctgaaaattggtgggaatgatctctgatgggaggggaagagaatggtgggggtggtgcactacacggcggccAGACGGCAGAGAACCGGGAGGTCAAAGGGGTGGCGACGgaaaggagagggagaagagagcagctcgcggggagagagaaaacgggaagaaaagaagaagaaaaagaaagaaaagaagaaaaagaaaaagaaaaagaaaaataaaaagggaaaaagaaaaagagaaaataaaagaaaagaggtccaattctcactccagaaactaaaaacagatctgtcgaaaacgattttaaaaaccgtaaaacgactaaataaattaaacacaacatcaaataaattaaaaccaatttaaaatatattaatttaaagtaaataaactaatatattaattaaattaaaaacaaccattcagtaaaaatacacgtaaaaataagTCATCACAGATAAGAGAGAATCGAGAttgagagtgagggagagagtTATGAACACAAAAGGTGTAGTTTTATGTAATAATTAAAATGGTGCCATTTTAATATaaagtttagtttttttttattctctctcacacacatatatatatatatatatatcatatgagCCTGGGCTAGGCCCAACCCACTCCTCACACCTGTGGTGAGTTTAAGTGTGAGTGAGTTACCCAGCCACATGACTTCTAACCTGATAAGGAATCAAATGGTAATGGTTCTTTCCCTAGTCGATTCTTTCCTCTCTTCCCCTATTGTGTTATTGCTAACCATGATTTGTTACGTTCCTTCgaccttttaaaattttttaaatttaataattttatgcctttaatatcttatatattttatttttcaagctataataattttgtgattttttattttttgttttcttttattcttaatcttttaatttttatatttgttttaggaAAAATTATCGTTGAGCACTTCATACAAATTATTACCTGAGATTCAAAAAGTTTCAAATTAGCTTATGAGcgaaagatttgattttaaatgGTCTCTCCTATgggaaattttgtaaataatagtgaaataatttgaattaagatattttattggcttACGGGAAATGacagataaaaagttaaataaaaatatgacaaagttaaaaattatttgaatataatttttttttttgaaatttgaaaaagtattattattttttatgttttgttgtgAAGTTTGGAAacattgtaatgattagatgaaaaagtagaatatttgaaattttaaaatattttatttttgagtgatGTTTTTGAATGAAATGTCTAAAAATGCTTAAGAATAATTGATTGTGTTTTCAAACAGATCTTTAGTCTCGGTGTAGAGAAAGCCGTGGTATCATTTAGTCTCACATCATGACAAATTGTAAGAGTATtgtgcacacacacacatatatatatatatatatatatatatatatgagggaGTTCAGTTTGGTCTCGAGGGATTTTGTGGACCAGACTAGACCTATTTGGTCTAAGGTTTTCCCACACTGGACTGGACTGAACAAGCTAAGGATCGGCCCAGTTGGTCTGTTTGGTCTACCCTATTATAAATGGGCCAAAGTTTTTATATCCTATATTTTTTTGCCCAACAGTGAAAGCCTACTAAcagtttatctaattttaagccaaaaatatatataaaaaaaaaaaaacttgaaagaaaaataaaattaatcataaatataatgttaatatatatatatatattaatattaatataatataatactattagtctattagcatATAGTAaaagttattaacttatttactataattaataatacactaataacttatttactataactaataaattaataatacactattacactagtactaatactatattatattaactaataaatatactagtagtattactaaactactatatgttagtgataaattggttatactatattaaataatagtaatactcttattactaataatctATGTAATTATAGttatttaatactaacatattaaattaactatactaatactattataaatttatacatatattataatttatagtataactcttataatatgttaatatattaatatatactagtactatatattatagttatacattaaagaatataataatacattgatactaaatatatatagttatggacttatagtgatttagttattatgattagtataactatataatagtattagtatagctatatattagtaatattagttatggtgaatcggtgatttagtataagtatatttgCATTACTATATTAGAGACTAGAGTATTaggattaatataaatattagtattagttataactatatagcctatattaaaatttagactatataatagactaatagtattagtacaattatataaatatattgtatatttatatattggtattaattatagtgattagtataactatataatagtattaatagtagactattagtatatgtataagcctatatattagtattacttatagtgatttagtataactatattagtattagtataaatattagtattagtatataattataaatattagcattagttaataattatataaaaattatataattaatttatatatatataatatatataattttctttttatttttttattcagtcTGGTCTAGGGTGGAAATCCCTTGGACTGGAATCAAATAGAATGAATTTGGTCCTCCCAAAATTGGACTGGACCGAATTAATTCTGTCCGGTTAGTTTTTTTGGTTCAGACCGGCCGAAGCTCacccctatatatatagaaagcatTAAAGAATTTCCTTTTGCTAAGAGTATAATTCAAATGCCTATATATCCTATTGCCCAGACATTAAGCTACTTAATGATGTTAAATACAGTCATGGGTTGTTCTCAAGGACTTGAGAAGGCATTCACCTACTTCCTTTGATAAATCCATTAATAAATATTCCAAGTCCAAAAAGAAGTCTGTTCTCAAGgacttaagaaaaaaattttaatttacttatTAAAACAGTCCCATTCCAACAATGAGTCCAAGGCATCCTTTAAAGCCTTTGTTGATCATAGTAATTGCTATAAAGATAATCTATTCGGACATGATCCAAAAACTAACCCAAAATTATCTAGAGATTGATCTTTGCACTCTGTGATTCCTAttgttttttcttgcttttgatGAATTATTATTGCTGAAACTATGATTGTTACTATCCGAGATTCCTGctgttttttctttgcttttagtGAATTATTGTTGCTGAAGACTATTATTGTTACACTCCGAAATTCTTTCTTTTAATACGTTTTCTCATGttattaattctttcttttatatgttTTCATTAATAGGATCATGCTATTTCATCTATACCTAAATGACATATGATTTTTAGTTCAATTGCATCTTACATTTTGCGCTGCGAGGGAATGGTCCAGTCCacccaaataataaataaataaataaaaatgcaatgcGAGCCAGAGTGCCATACCCGCGTATTGTACAGTGAAATCTCCGATCCATCACGGCACCTAATTATATCATAAGTTGCTTACAATAGCAGTCATTTGACCAGATCAGCACCCCACCTTCGCAGCTCAGATTCGGctcctctctctatctctcctcCTTCGCAGCTCAGATTTACTTTTCTAGCTCCCGATGGAACGCGAATCGACGAAAATGTGGGAAATGGGCTTTGTTCCTTCTAGCGATGgtaatcttttttttagttttcGAAATTTCTCAATTAGGTTATATTGAtggttttttccattttctctgCTGTTTTCGTTtctggtgtttttttttttttttttttccgaattGGTTGAAAACAGTTGCCTTGGGTCCTGATCTGTCTTACCCGATTACTTAAAACCCTAAGTCACataatcaaaattttaattgttgtttggATTGTGTTACACGGCTGCTGCTTGAATATTTTGTTGCTGATTTGTTTTGACTTCATATAAATGCTGATTTGTTGAAGAGCCAAGGGAATTCCCGAAACAAAATTTCAGACTCTAGAAACTCTGCTGTGCGTCTCAAAGAGCCAGGGGCAGGGGGCTTCCTTATTTGAAAACAGTTCCTGGACACAGCTAGTTTACATGCCAGCAAACCCTTAACAAGTCCCTAAGTTTGCCGACCGTTACTGATTATTCGGcacaattttttatgttttaagatGTGGACGAGACTGTAGGCCCACTGAAGTATAGAATAAGTGTTTATCACATAGACTAATTAGGATTTTATTTAAGGTCAAATAAAGTGATTGCTGctttttgaaatttatattgttagtgtggtatgctccctctacgtctaaggttcgaatcctcttgggtgcaaacaatttctaggagTCATCGAACTGGGAAAACTTTCTCTTGAATTACCCTAGGTGCACTTGCAGGAATCTCCTTTCATAGGACCTGTGCACCCTcgggattagttgggactttGTTTTCGGACACCCTGCGTgccaatcaaaaataaaaagtttatattgtttatggaactcattttttcctttttaaaggGTGTATTACACAGGAGTCATTGTTTTTATGTGACTGAACAACACCTTATCGACATCCAATCTTGACCTCAAAATAACTTTTACGGACTGCACATTTGTAACTAAAATGATCATCAATAGAAACTGAAAAATCCCTTACTTAGAAACAGCATTGTGCTCAGTAAGGGTTTGTGAAACAGTTCTGCAGTACTACCAGCCCCAAGTATATTAAAACTTGGTTTAGTTCTTACATGGGACATCGCAATATTTCCACAAAATTGGAAACTCAGGCCAACCTTATATGATTGAGGTCAATTGGCTATGTGTATTAGTGTAACATATGTCCCATAGTGTTAGTGAGATTGTTGCCAACTGGCTGATTGAAAGAGCATGGGTGGAAGTTGTGATATAGTGCTTATAAGACCACGAACCAATGAAGAAATAGTCTTAAAGGGTGTAGATCTGCTGAAAATCGTATACAActatatatagaagaaattaATATGTTTGCAATGACAGTGTCCTCGTTACTTCCTTTCAATATCCGTCCCATTACTTGCATGTCTGTTGAATTGATAATGCAGCATGTAGGAGGTGTTAAAATAGTTATAGCCCAAGTTATAAAGTTTGACTACCTTGTCAATCTTGCACCTGTGATCGTAGTAGTGGCTAATGGTTTTTCTCAACTGGTGCAGATACATTTTCCAAACCCGCACCTGGTTCTGATGAACCCCAGCAGAGTGGTTGGTTTCGGAGATTTACTATTGCTGCTTACAAACCATACTTTGATGTTGACACTTCAGATGTTTTGGACAGGATTAAAGAATCACTCTTTCCATTTaggggagattttaatgaaaaaactGCTACCAATCCAGATTTGTAAGTATAGTTCTGTAACTGATCTGATACTTGTGACTTATCTGTGAAAAAGAAATAGTTTGGGTTGGAATTCGAATGTTAAGTTTCTTGGTGAAGGTTTGGGGGATTGTTAAGAAAAATGTAATATCAGTATTAATTTGACAAGAGAATGAAAATATAGTGATTTTGCTGTTCTGTAGTTTTTCAAAGTTATAAATTTAAGTTGTATAGGATTTTTAGGGGATTCTATACGCGTTGATGGGTGTATGATGCTGTAAGCTTGTGTATAGAATTAGCAAATATATTGATTCatgcatatatttttcttttttttttataagtatatatttttctttctgaacataattttttaagtaGTACATACTTCTGTTgcttaaataattaagtttaattttCGGAGTTATGATCTATTCCATAGCAGTTAACCTCATGAATGAAGTATGCTTTGTTGCATGAGATGTATTTCATTAGGATGGATAGACCAGAAGTTAATTACAGAAGCGTACTGCCTCCTGTTTGAGAATCAGTAGTGGTTTTAAGCAAGATTATTGAACTCCATGATATGTGTCTATACAAATTCTGACCTTAATTCTTCATCTTTGAAATGTATTAATGAAGGGCCTCTTCGACTAATagaataattttgaatttgggTTTGCtcctctctcactttctctctttctctctttctctctgaaCTTGCATTTATGCTATATGATTAGTATTCTGAAAACTAACACTAGGTATTCTAGTTGTAAGGATACCTAGCTATTGACTTCTGTTGGAAAAAGATCTTACATTAGTTGATTATCTCTTTCCTTCAGTTCTGAGGTTCAGATCTTCTTTTCAAATTCTCTTATATACAAAATTAGAGCAGACCCCTCTTTACTtctcaattatttaatttttgaaaagtagaGTAATTTGTCTTGCTTAAGTTATCCTTATACAGATCCATTTAATtcccttttataatttttttaaaattaatcttttatgGCAATCTTCTTTACACTTGATGGCATCGCTGCCTTGGTAGTAGTGAGGTGTGTTTCATTCACTAGGTGTGTTGGAAGGTGAATGTTGTTAGAAGTATTGGATGTTTACTTGAAGAATTAAGAGTTCCTTTTATGAGCcagattaaattaaaatttagtttCTTTCCTCTGGTTTGTGTTCACCCTCCATATGATTAAGGCACCTCTTGTATAATTTTGATATCAAATGCCATGCAGGTATGGACCATTTTGGATTTGCACTACCCTGATATTTGTAGCAGCTTCCATTGGCACTTTTGTAACCTACATAGCACACAAgctgaagaagaaagaatggaACTATGACATAAATTTGGTAACTTGGTCAGCTGGAATGTTCTATGGCTACGTCACTATTGTACCTCTTGTATTGTACATAATCCTCAAATACTTCTCAGCTCCATCTGGTCTTGTTCAGTTGTTTTGTCTCTATGGCTACTCCCTATTTGTCTTTATTCCTGCACTGGTAAGTCTCTTGTTCtcgtatatttttcttttcaccatAAGCTACTAGCATGAATTATCATCTTTTAGAAGAAAAAGCTCATGTTTATTAAGAAGGCCTTGCCCTCGGTCAATGAAAGAGATTTTAAGCTTATCTGAAGATTTGCAGTGAAATTAATAAGCCTTCAATGGCAAAAGGGGGAAAACAAAGCCAAAATATTTCTAGAGAGCATTTTTCTGAAGCTGTACCTGTAAGGAAAAAAATGTGACCCACTCCTGTTCTGTagattactttttctttttattggcaTTGGGAGCCTGAAACAAATTTCCAACTAATCCCAGGGTTGCCCAATCCCTTGACAAGGAGTTTTCTGCTCCCATCCTAAAGATTACTGTTAAAGTGACTTCTCCTATTTGTAAATTATTGTGTAAGGTTAATAATCCTGACACGAAGAAGTTAGTATGCTGTAATCATGTCAATTTGGTTTTCCACAACGAATTGGCTTTGTGTAacggttttaaataaaaatagttatcTTTGGACTTATGTGATATTTGGTGCTACGCTTTAAAGAGGATATAGGGAATCCTGGAAATTTTTCATTACATCTTTGGCCAATTAAATTGATTTACCATATTAATGGTGTCGTTGGGTAGATACTTTGTGACTAACTCAAATGGTTTGTGGTTGCAGTGCCTCTCTGTTGTGCCGTTGGAAATCTTTAGATGGGTTGTTGCAGGTGTAGCCGGGTTCATGTCAGCAACTTTTGTGGCATTAAACCTACGAGCCCACATCAAGTCAGCAGGTGAAAGGTGGTTCCTCATTGTGGCTGGCATCTTTTTGTTGCAGCTGGCTCTGGCTGTCGTACTAAAGCTCTACCTGTTCACTGTGACGGTGTAAGGTTAATATTTGGCTGGTGGCATTGAGTGGAATTGTAGATCACGTagaaacagtttttttttaggTCGCCCCTTATGGCTCTATTGCCAAAATTCTTTGCTGCAGCCTTGAAATATTATCCTCCGATCAAAACCGCATCTTTATTCATTCATTAATGGCTTTCTGTTTTACAATTAGCTTAAGTACCATGACCCCATGAAGGCCCTATGTTTTGTTCATTTGTGGCAATAAATACTcaaatgagatttacaaattgtgttctctttgtcaTCAGTGTCACGCACCAAACCCATAGGGGTGCTACCCAGACCCCTTCCTTGCCTGGACGGGGTGGCAATTTTCCACCCTGCCACCAGCCCACATAACCATGCATCTAACCACCAGCTCACCTTGGGGGGGCGGGCGGGTGCGGTAACCTCACTTCGAGGGAAGGATCTCCAGAAGTATTGGGGGAAACGAAAAGGATTTTGAATATTCTTGAAATCATGTATAAAACGACGTACAACAGTTACTGCTCCTATACGAAGAGCATAGTAACAAACTTAAGATATCCATATTATAACATGTGATAACATGTACTCTAAGCAATAGCCAATAATAAAAGGACTCTTTAAACTAATACTTTAATGGAAATAAGCAGCTATTACTCTATTTAGTATGGCCCATTTATCACTCTTCGGCCCAGTCTTCCTCATACCATATACAATCCTCATGCCCACTCTAATAACTCTAGGCCCAGGTAAAGCCCAACTCATACTTCCTGAAGTCATCCCCGAGACACTTCACCCTCATCCCTTATCCTTCGAAGTCTCCATTGTTTGTGAAAGAGCCCCCTTCATTTCTAACACTTTGCCCACAAGATGTGGGTAGGCATTCTTTAGCTGGTTCTCAAGTGGTGTTTTTATCTCGCTGCCTTTGCCAACAAACTAGCACCTCCACCACGAGTaaacttcatttcttttataatcTTTTGTCTAATATGGCTTCGGGCTGAGACTTCAGAATGTCCAAGGCGTTCACCGGTGGCAGTGTGTGACTCGGCTGAACAAGACGCCCACAGCTTCTTCTCGAACAAGCTTTTGTGGAACACTAGATGAATTTGGGCTAAATTTGGAAACACTAGGCAGTACGCCACCTCCCCAATCCTTATTATGACTTGGTATGAGCCGTAAAAACGTGGAGACAACTTAATATTCCTCCCCTGGGCTATTGATTGCTGCCGGTAAGGCTGTAATCACACATATACCCAGTCCCCTACACTGAAAGTTCTCTCCTTTCTCCTTAAAGTGGCATAAGAAGAGTTGGGTCGATGAGTGTTTGGTGGTGTTGGACTACCACTCAGCTAAGGGAATCTAGAGGGCCCAATCTTTGAGTCTGTCTCCCACAAAGTAGCGAAGGTAGTTTTCTAGTTTGTTTACGATCTCAGACTGGCCGTTGGTTTGGAGATGGTAGGCTGAGCTGAAAGCCAACTAAACCTCTTGCTATTTGAATAGCTCCCCCCAAAAATTGCTGGTAAAAGATTTATCTCTATCAAACACTAGAAGTTGGCATCTCGCGTCGCTTAAACATGCGTTCAATGAATTGTTGGGTTAGGATAGAGGTAGTGTATGGGTGGGACAAGGGAATGAAATGCCCTGAATTTGGTTAAACGGTCAACTACTACCCATAGGTAGTTGAACCCTTGTGAGGTGCGGACTC contains:
- the LOC122311714 gene encoding LOW QUALITY PROTEIN: uncharacterized protein LOC122311714 (The sequence of the model RefSeq protein was modified relative to this genomic sequence to represent the inferred CDS: substituted 3 bases at 3 genomic stop codons); this translates as MPATMRNHLSPADLMWARRFNATKVADMNPATPATTHLKISNGTTERHCNHKPFELTSAGIKTNREXPXRQNNXTRPDGAEKYLRIMYNTRGTIVT